The Mucilaginibacter gracilis genomic interval GTTGCTCATGGTATGTACAATCAGGTTAAATTTACCGGGTTTTAAATTAGCAGCCAGGTTGGGTGTGAGTATATCCTTGGGTTTGTACCAGTCTTTATAATAGTTGGCTATAGTGCCAATGGTTGGTATGTGCGTTAACCCAAGTGGGTGCAAAAATAAAAACATTTGTTGCGCCTCGTGCAGGTGCGAATTGCCCCTGCTCAACCTGATTAATTTATTGCAATAAATAAAGTGGCTGTTTTTACTGGTATTACCTATGCGTATGGGTATGCCCGCTTGCTTGGCCAGTTTGGCAATGGTGGTTTTATTAAAGGTATGCAGTATCACATCAATATTGCGCGCTTTAATGTTGGCTATCTGTTCGTTTTGGGGTAGGCGTTCCAGTTCTTCAAAATCAATAAAATTATCAATGGCTGGGCAGGCATCAATAACGGGTTTGGTATAACTGCGTGCTAAAATAGTAACTTTAATATCGGGGTACAGCAGTTTAAGGTAAATACAAACGGGTAGGGTGAGTATTACATCGCCAATGTTATCAATACGGTTAATTAAAAAGTGATCTATCTTTCTGTTATGGATGATGGCCATTAATTTCTTTTAAATAAGTTTCTATTTTTCGCCCCGTAACTTCTCTTTCATCCTGCGGAACATGTAACGCATCCAAATGCGGTTACCAAAGTTTTTGCGGATCAGCGACGATTTGTCCGCAAAAAAAACATCGTC includes:
- a CDS encoding glycosyltransferase family 9 protein, which produces MAIIHNRKIDHFLINRIDNIGDVILTLPVCIYLKLLYPDIKVTILARSYTKPVIDACPAIDNFIDFEELERLPQNEQIANIKARNIDVILHTFNKTTIAKLAKQAGIPIRIGNTSKNSHFIYCNKLIRLSRGNSHLHEAQQMFLFLHPLGLTHIPTIGTIANYYKDWYKPKDILTPNLAANLKPGKFNLIVHTMSNGHGREWEMDKYAQLINQLPLDKFNVLISGSEKEAVALNQWVKKLPPSVINLSGKLTLPQFMSLICNADGLLASGTGPLHMAAASGIHTLGLFPVSKSINALRWAPLGKKAEHIESDSDDLSSISVKMVFDVITGWLK